The DNA region GGTAACTTGTCAAAGGCACATTACTGATACAGAGTGAATCCCTGATTGGAAACCAGACCTGTGCCTCTCCAAAAGCCATGTTTTTACCCAATATCACTCTGCCTGTTTGGGACTCTATACTGAAAGTAGCCTGAGCAGAGCTAAGTGGGAAGGGCTACCCACAAAGCCTGGGGGCTTTCGTAACTATCTAGTCTAATAGGATGAATTGACACCTTCTTACAGGAGGGACCTTTGAGATTAGGAAGGCTGCCTGGGAAAAGGTCTGAATAATTCCAGGAGTGAGAGCCCAGCCAGCGCAATGGCCCGGAAGTAAAAGGGCCAGACATGTGACGGAGTCCCTGTATGAACTGTCACAGTGAGGCTCCACTCCTATCCCGAAGTCGTTTGAACCCACCCACACCAAAACTTTGCTAGCATCAGAGCCCTGGTCCCCTGGCCCCCCGGTCCCCCGCAGGAAGTCCAGACCAGCGCGGAAAACCCTGGTGTCCAGATCCCGGGCCTCAGTCACTCCGGCCTCAAGGACTGGCTAGGCGGGACGACTCAGGCCCCGAGGCACCTCTGTGGTATCTCGGAATGTGGCCGGAGCAGGGGATACAAAACGCTGGGCACCCCCGCGCATCTCCACCTACCGCAACCGCCTGCCCAGCAGCCCGCAAACGCTCAGCTCAGTTCAGTCGCTGGCAGCCGGGGAGAAATAGGGAGGCGGAGTCTCCAGGTGACGGATCCCTGGAGTCCCCCAACCACCGCCCAACCTGGCGATGTTCTGTGCGTCAATTGGTCGAGTGGAGCTCAGCTGGGTAAGGAAGCGAGAAGCAGAGTGCTAGGAAACGATGGGCGGGACTATTGTTGCCTGGAAACGGTGGAGAACAAGCCCCGGGCCTCAGTCTTCCCAAGGGCCGGGTTGATTCCGCTTATATCAATCAGTACGTTACAGCCGCGCGGACGGCGCTTTCCACGTGTTTCCTGCTCAGATAGGGAAGCCCAGTTTCCAAGGCCTTGACTTTTCTTGGTTCCCTGAGCAAGTTAATCTCCTCGGCAGTTCTCTGGGCTGGTGTTTGTCCCCGAAATTTTCAGCCCTTCGATACGCAAATTAGAGGACTTTTGCTCCTCGAATGGGGGATGGAAGCGATTACTTTCCTTACTCTCACAGGAGATCCAGGTCCCGTTCACCAAGTTATGaagctttcccacattcatttaGTCAATAGACATCAAGCTCATGCTGTGTTCGAGGCATTGTGTTAAGTGGGAATTCAAGACAGGTAAGACTTGGTATGGGTCCCAGCCTTAAAGCTTAGGAGGAAGCGCCATGGAGACAGACAAGTTTACAAATAACAGCAAAGAGTTATAGAGGATATGACGGAAGTGTGGCCAGAGTACATAAAGGAGAGAGTGGTCATGGGAAATGTGAGTcagaaaggcttttttttttttttttttttttaaaggagatgaCTTTTGATATCCTTCAGGGGTTATCCGTTCGCTGAGATGCAACCCTCCCAACCTGATCCCCAATTTCCAGGGCAGGTTACTCTCTCCCAAAAGACACATGTGAGGAAAGACATCAGCCAACCATCTGTAGAAGTAGCTTGGCTGAGGGTATAATCTCTAGATGTGTCCAAAGCCAATCAATGTGGCTATGGTGGTAATAACTACCACGATGTGAAAGGGACCTACAAGGTACTCTGTTACATTTATAACCATTCTTAGAATATGCAAACAGAAGGAAGTGGAAAGCAAGAAGGTTAGAAAACAAAGGAGCAAATAATAGGCAAGATTTTGGCAGTGCTTATTCACAGGGAATATATGAGGATGGGCGGATCCAGAGTCCTCCAACTGCCACCCGACCTGGTGGCACGAATCTGGTAGCATCTGATTCATAGAAAGGATCACTGTCATAGATTTATGGGTGCGTCATTGAGCTGCTCCATGGCCTTTCAACTCACTTATGAAGTTTTCTCTAATTTCCTGCTCACCAAAAAAACCTCTTGATTTCATATTTGGCCTCTTACATATCTTGATACCAGGATGAGGATGCCTTTAACAGTAGGCACAAACAGTGGCTGGTATAAAATTGAATACACCTTTTAACTTAAAGTTACAGTTGTAAATTAACAAATGGTCACCCTTAGCAATTCATCTGTGTCCTTTGAGTTTAATTAGTGTGTGCACTGAATAAATCCAAACCAGATCCTGGACTTGCAAAGCTGAAACCATAAGCCCTGGTGATCTCCCCCTCCCCAAGGACTGTTCACACTGGGAAGTCACATGAGGGCAGTCAGCATCCCTCTATCTTAGTCTCTGCTTTAACCACAATGTGATTAgtagaaatatgttttatatttgtttcctcAACCAGCCTAGGCCTTCACTGAGGACAGGAACCATGTCTTTCTTACCTCTGTATCTCTAGAGCCAAGTGATGCTTGGCAAATGTTCAAAATTTGTTTGGTGTCTGAATGTTTAAATTAGAACCCTCATGGTCAAAGACCACACTAAATTGGAGCTAGACCTTGTGATTCACTCTTCAGTCCCTTCTCCAAGTTGCAACCAGGGTAATCTTTTCGAAATGGAGATTAGatcatgtcacacacacacacacacacacacacacacacacacacacacacacacaccccagaaacTCTTTGACAGTTTCCCATTGCTCttaaattaaagacttaaatcctTATCATAGTAAGTTAGATGGAGTTCTTAGTTCAAACAATAAAGCTCATTCTAGCCAGTTTAAGCAGTAAAAGGAATTAATTGAAGCTGCTCTGTACAATAAAATTTCTgtgatgatagaaatgttctgtatttgaGCTGTCCCATAAGGTATCCACTAGCTTCATGTGATTATTGAGCACCTGAGATGCAGCTTctgtaactgaagaactgaattaaaattttttttcattttaattaatttaaatttaaatagccacaggtGGCTAATGGCTATTCTGTTGTACACGACAGGATTAAAGGATATTAAATAGTTCACAGAATCTCAAGATGGACCAAAGAGTCAGACTTGGGGTCTATACCCACTGAGTAAACCTCAGTGTCTAAACCTCACTGAGGGACTTCTCAGGGAGCACCCCAATGCCATTGAACATAGACACTGCAGCTGGGCACTGGACACAAGAACTTCCCCCACTGTTAGTCCCCCAAATCAGATACCTCCAATGCTATCTTGTCAGACATGTATTCCACACTGTGCCTGCTTCCTCTGCTATATGCCTCTGAACCAAAGGTTCTGCCTGATCAAAGGAGCCCAGGTGATGGATGCCCAagttgcaagggaggctgggaaggccaGTTTCTGGATTCCACCTCTTGGAGGCAGTACTTAATGTGGGAAATTCCCCACACAAAGAAGAGTGTTGAGAAGATGCTGGATGTCCAAAGGGTACGACAAAAATCTACTTTGCGTGGTCTGTAaaagtgcttttcaaactttaatatgcAGACAGATCAtctgaggatcttgttaaaatgcagattctcgcTCAGCTGatctggagggaaggaggaaaaagattCTGCAGTTCCAGCAAATGTTGCCCATGTTGCTAATCcacagaccacattttgagtatttaaaaaaaaataacaacgttattgaaatataattcacattacATACAATTCACCCTTTTGTCATGTGGCTGGTTCTCAGAGGCCTTGGCTTCTCTTGATTTGGATGTTTCTGAGCCTGTTCTCCAGCTCTCTTGTGAATCCTATGAGGCACTAATATCCTTTCAATAATTCCGTCTCTTATGAAGTTAACAGAAGTTGGTTTCAGTATTTTGCATTTAAGAACTCTGACATCTTCTGATCCACTTGGAGTTTTAATCTCAGGACACGAGCATATGGGAGGCAAATGGGAGATCTCTAGTCCTTCTCATGCTGTTAGGGAGAAGGACAAGTGTAAAAACATTGTTTCTGAGATGTGTGTGCTTAATTACATatataacagctttactgaggtataagtCACAAAATATAATACCCTTTAAAGTATACAACACAGTGCTTCTTGGATATTCAGAGTTTAGCAAtcctcattttgttttgttttgttttgttttgaaataattttcaagaGTCTTTCCAGACTCTAGGGACTTCGAGCATATCTACATGGAATCTACACTTAACGAATCATTCTCACAGCCTCTCAACTCAACTCATTCTGCTCACTCCTTCACTCCTGTTCTTAACGCAGTCCCGCCTCGGCACTAGGCCTCACTGATTGGTTGGTGCCGAGTGACGTCATCAGAGCGCGACCTGGCCGCCGCGGCTGGGTGGTCATGTGGCTGGCCGGCCGCCTGTGGCTCCAGGTTTTTGGGCAAGTGTGCTCCAACCTCCGGCGCCTCACCTTTGACAGGACTTGGGGTGGCCGTAGGGGCCCCATGGCGGAAACACTCTCGACCGGGGTCGAGGCAGCGAGTGGGCTGGGGGCTCCGGCTCAGCAAAATGGAGATGCGGGTGGCGACGCGAGGGGTGAGCAGCCCCCAGGGCGCCCGGAGCCAGCGGGCCCAGGAGTGGAGCCGGCCCCGGGGGACGCGAAGCAGGCCGCAGGGAGCGGGGAGCAGGCCGCGACTGCAGCCCCGGGCCCCGGCAAGCGGAAGAAGCGGCGGGGCGCAACCGGGGAGCGCGTCGTGCCGCCCCCGAAGAAGCGGCGGGCAGGCGTTAGCTTCGGCGATGAACACTTTGCCGAGACCAGCTACTACTTTGAGGGCGGCCTGCGCAAAGTGCGGCCCTATTACTTTGACTTCCGAACTTACTGCAAAGGCCGCTGGGTGGGCCACAGCTTGCTGCACGTCTTCAGCACCGAGTTCCGAGCCCAGCCTCTTGCCTACTACGAGGCCGCGGTCAGGGCGGGGCGCCTGCACCTCAACGAGGAGCCAGTACAGGACCTCAGCGTTGTGCTCAAGGTGGAGTCCGTCCTCATGGGGCCTGCCCAAAAGGGGGCAGGGTTTTATTTCACAGTCACTAGGGCATAGGTACTGGAGTAAAATCGGGGTAATTCTGAAGCGTTCTCATTTTCACTTGGAACACTCTTTTAGCGCCCGATCTCTGCAGGTAGACAGCCTGTATGCTTCAGAACTCAGCCCACTTATCCCCTCCATCAAGGCGTCTTCGGTGTTTCCAAGGCACAGAAGTTGTAATTCTCATAGCTCCTTTTATGCACTGTCTTGTGGCACTGGCGCTTATGACTTTCTACCTTGCATTGTAGATCTCTGTACAAACAGTAATAACCGAGACTATCATTTATATCTCCtgactgtgtgctgggcacagaGTTAAGCATTAGGTACTTTAACATTTAATTCTAATGACAAACTTGTGGAGTAGATACTGCCACCTCATTTTACCTGTGAGGAAGCTGAGAAAACTAAGGTAAACCTCACAGAGGTAAGGCAACAGTGCCACCTCCAACGCCTGTGTCCTTATAACTTCTGCTTAAATTATTTATCGTAGAGCCTGATAAGATAGAATTGTGAAATGACAGAGGTTGAGACTAGAATTGTGTAGCCCAGTGCTTTGACTCTTCTTTAAAATTCCATCACAGCTGAGGTACCAGACACCCTTGTTATTAACACTGCTTCACCATAGTTGTGAGGGGATGCAAGGCATTTGGAGAGTGAGTGGTTTGAATCCCCTCTCCCATCCCAATTTTGAGAAGCACAGGTCTGGACTTACcctcacattttacagatgaagaaactgaggcctggagaagttaaatgactttccTAAGAGCATACAGTAAGCCTGTAGCAAATCCAGGTGTAGAGCCCAAATCTCTGGACTTAGAGCTTGGtgtttgttcaaggtcacaatAAGTGATGATTTAtggaggtttttttcctttattttagaaaaatttactTTTTGAATATAACTTTGTGGTAGAGAAAATACGAATAAgcagaataacaacaacaaaaatccataCTCTTACCACCCAGAGATATCACCATTAACATTTTGTGTATATCCTTCTATGAGTTTTTCAATGCCTGTTATCTACCTGTATGTCTGTGTTTTTGCAAAGTGAGACTACACTATGCACACTGCTTTTTCTGCTTAAGGATGTACTGTGACCATTCTTCCACGTCAGTAAGGAAGAGGGGAGGAAGCTGTGTGTGCTGCTGACTGATTAGAGGTGGCTGGACCCTGGGCTGACTGGTTGCCTATGTCATTGGCAGGACAATGACTTCTTACGGAACACAGTGCACAGGCATGAGCCACCAGTTACAGCAGATCCCGTCCGCCTGCTAGCAGAGAACGAAGATGTGGTGGTTGTAGACAAGCCTTCTTCCATTCCTGTCCACCCCTGTGGCCGCTTCCGACACAACACGGTCATCTTCATCCTGGGCAAGGAGCACCAACTCAAGGAGCTACACCCATTGCATCGGCTTGACCGCCTTACCTCTGGGGTCCTTATGTTTGCCAAGACAGCAGCCGTCTCGGAGAGAATTCATGAACAGGTTCGGGACCGGCAGGTGAGCCCAGCTTTTGCCTCCTGCAGGCCACCTTCTGACCTCATGAATGCTCTGTGTTGAAAGGGTGTCACTGAgttctagatctgaagtgagccTTCATGTTTATCTGGTCATGCCTTCTATCTTCAGGAAGGTCAACACCTAAAGTGCCAGAGACAGGTTATTATCTCTCATGTTTCAAAAGATCTTTAGAGATGAAATATACTGCCTCTCAGTAATTTGCAGTTTTGAAGATTTAAAGTGCTGACAGGCTGAGCAAGGTTTTTAAGACTGTGGGGAGAATCTACTTGGTGGGAAGAATTCTGGATGGCGTTGGAAGATGCTTGGGTAGAAGAGTTTTAAATGGTGGTGATTGTGGTCTTGAGACTTGTAATTCTGGTTCTGATTGTAATGTATTTATTGTTTACTGTATACCAAGCACGTTAGAGCCCAGCTGACTGAATCCGTATAACAGCCCTGTTGGGGTAAATGCTTTTCTAATCAAACATTTTCCAGACAAGTTAATGGGATTTAAAGAGGCTAAGTAAGTAATGTGCCTAGGATTGCACAACTGGCAAATggtggagctggggtttgaaTCTTCTTCTGTCTGACACAGGTCCATTGTCATCACTGCAGAGGGTTTGGGCTTCATGCGTTTAGGCTTTGTGCTgactttctccctcttccctcctgtgtAGCTGGAGAAGGAGTATGTGTGCCGGGTGGAGGGGGAGTTCCCTGCCGAGGAAGTAACCTGCAAGGAACCCATCTTGGTGGTGTCCTACAAGGTAGGGGTATGCCGTGTAGATCCTCGGGGCAAGCCCTGTGAGACAGTGTTCCAGAGACTGAGCTACAATGGCCACTCCAGTGTGGTACGATGCCGGCCACTCACAGGCCGCACCCACCAGATCCGAGTCCACCTCCAGTTCCTGGGTCACCCCATCCTCAATGACCCCATCTACAACTCAATCGCCTGGGGCCCCTCCCGAGGCCGAGGTGGCCACATTCCAAAGACAGATGAGGAACTACTGCGGGACCTTGTGGCAGAACACCAGGCCAAACAGAGTCTGGATGTGCTAGATCTCTGTGAGGGTGACCTGTCTCCAGGACTCCCAGACTCTACAGCCCCTTCCTCAGAGCTGGGCAAAGACTGCCTAGGAGAGTTGGCTGCATCTGCCCAGAAGATGGATGGAGCAGTTGAGGCAGGCCCTCAGGATCTGGACACAGTGCCCTTGGCATCAGGGAAAGCAACGGAAATCGATGTCGTGGATCAAGAGACAGACCCACTGTGTGCAGAGTGCCGGCTAGTGCGACAGG from Eschrichtius robustus isolate mEscRob2 chromosome 1, mEscRob2.pri, whole genome shotgun sequence includes:
- the RPUSD2 gene encoding pseudouridylate synthase RPUSD2, producing the protein MWLAGRLWLQVFGQVCSNLRRLTFDRTWGGRRGPMAETLSTGVEAASGLGAPAQQNGDAGGDARGEQPPGRPEPAGPGVEPAPGDAKQAAGSGEQAATAAPGPGKRKKRRGATGERVVPPPKKRRAGVSFGDEHFAETSYYFEGGLRKVRPYYFDFRTYCKGRWVGHSLLHVFSTEFRAQPLAYYEAAVRAGRLHLNEEPVQDLSVVLKDNDFLRNTVHRHEPPVTADPVRLLAENEDVVVVDKPSSIPVHPCGRFRHNTVIFILGKEHQLKELHPLHRLDRLTSGVLMFAKTAAVSERIHEQVRDRQLEKEYVCRVEGEFPAEEVTCKEPILVVSYKVGVCRVDPRGKPCETVFQRLSYNGHSSVVRCRPLTGRTHQIRVHLQFLGHPILNDPIYNSIAWGPSRGRGGHIPKTDEELLRDLVAEHQAKQSLDVLDLCEGDLSPGLPDSTAPSSELGKDCLGELAASAQKMDGAVEAGPQDLDTVPLASGKATEIDVVDQETDPLCAECRLVRQDPLPQDLVMFLHALCYKGPGFEYFSPMPAWAQDDWQED